The proteins below are encoded in one region of uncultured Eubacteriales bacterium:
- a CDS encoding hypothetical protein (Evidence 5 : No homology to any previously reported sequences), producing the protein MIKEPVEGWSVPVEYTVMEIPPNLNPNFLHPTRLILLSKGYLLPVNVLRISFKGFHRSPSRTVAVYSTLIIMSRPTPH; encoded by the coding sequence GTGATCAAAGAACCCGTTGAAGGTTGGAGTGTGCCCGTAGAATACACAGTTATGGAGATACCTCCCAACCTCAACCCCAATTTCCTCCATCCAACAAGGCTGATACTCTTGTCTAAGGGCTATTTGCTCCCAGTCAATGTACTGCGAATATCCTTTAAAGGCTTTCATCGCTCACCCTCCCGCACTGTGGCCGTGTACTCGACGCTAATCATAATGTCAAGACCTACGCCGCACTGA
- a CDS encoding hypothetical protein (Evidence 5 : No homology to any previously reported sequences), translated as MSKHLDWSRITPDVAVWCKTEEEDLAFRQACEERGILWVNGHGIAGRSCFTYEKSYYTVKDYSLYSVTGVIGYTIPYSDLLVEDKPRICEILGVEVGERFNVPGKRLEISIDEKGRLSWHDREHIQAFNNLGLLQDLINDPSIIIRKPRFTPDELAMLRCFAAAGVESIERYHDGIVTWKTGDRQGALPSETLLSIRPGQSVTLAAVLK; from the coding sequence ATGAGTAAACACCTAGACTGGTCACGCATAACGCCAGACGTCGCCGTGTGGTGCAAAACCGAGGAGGAGGACCTTGCTTTTCGGCAGGCGTGTGAGGAGCGGGGGATTCTGTGGGTTAATGGACACGGCATAGCAGGGCGCAGTTGTTTTACTTACGAAAAGTCTTATTACACTGTTAAAGACTATTCACTATACAGTGTAACCGGGGTGATTGGGTATACAATCCCTTACTCCGACCTCCTGGTGGAGGACAAGCCCCGCATCTGCGAGATTCTGGGCGTAGAGGTTGGCGAACGGTTTAATGTGCCGGGAAAGCGCCTAGAAATCTCCATTGATGAAAAAGGGCGGCTAAGCTGGCATGACCGCGAACATATTCAGGCGTTTAACAACCTTGGACTGTTGCAAGACCTCATCAACGACCCATCAATCATCATCCGCAAGCCACGCTTTACGCCTGACGAGCTTGCTATGCTGCGGTGCTTTGCGGCGGCAGGGGTAGAAAGCATAGAGCGGTATCACGATGGCATTGTGACCTGGAAAACGGGAGACCGGCAGGGTGCATTGCCGTCAGAAACGCTCCTCTCCATCCGCCCCGGACAGTCCGTGACGCTTGCGGCGGTGCTGAAATGA
- a CDS encoding conserved hypothetical protein (Evidence 4 : Homologs of previously reported genes of unknown function), which yields MGVPKRVYIKVVVEFSPEGLATPVRMEYSDRWFDIDDRPVRVERRAPASGGGGMLRYEVRVYGKTRYLWRDGDKWFVEVAAP from the coding sequence ATGGGGGTTCCAAAGCGCGTCTACATCAAAGTCGTTGTCGAGTTTTCCCCCGAAGGTCTTGCTACGCCTGTCAGGATGGAATACTCGGATCGCTGGTTCGACATTGACGACCGGCCTGTCCGAGTGGAGCGCCGCGCCCCTGCGTCTGGCGGCGGCGGTATGCTGCGCTATGAGGTGAGGGTCTATGGTAAGACACGCTATCTATGGCGTGATGGTGATAAGTGGTTTGTCGAGGTAGCCGCCCCTTAG
- a CDS encoding hypothetical protein (Evidence 5 : No homology to any previously reported sequences), producing MKATISGANFNRLIDAVKYFVDKNCTREALRYIQLRFDRELCKVTAYGVDGHRASKECAMCLTVDEDFTAMVKVPPIKANGQLTVEISRDDGYAYISYGDIQFRTAKPGAMPYDVDDVIKKAVERTDVMRFGANVDYLMDALRSLKTTGATGRRPVIVEFRGPNDPIILRTDKDNPKMVLPTRISSEE from the coding sequence ATGAAAGCAACCATAAGCGGAGCGAATTTTAACCGGCTGATCGATGCCGTGAAGTATTTTGTGGACAAGAACTGCACCAGGGAGGCGCTTAGGTATATCCAGCTAAGATTTGATCGTGAACTTTGCAAGGTTACTGCGTACGGGGTTGATGGCCACCGAGCCTCAAAAGAGTGCGCCATGTGCCTGACCGTGGATGAGGACTTTACCGCAATGGTGAAAGTGCCGCCGATAAAGGCCAACGGGCAGTTGACCGTTGAAATCAGCCGAGATGACGGGTACGCATACATAAGCTACGGAGACATCCAATTCCGTACAGCGAAGCCAGGGGCGATGCCTTATGACGTGGACGATGTAATCAAAAAGGCCGTGGAGCGCACTGACGTTATGCGATTCGGGGCAAACGTTGACTATCTCATGGATGCACTCAGGAGCCTGAAGACGACAGGTGCTACCGGAAGGCGCCCCGTCATCGTAGAGTTTCGTGGGCCGAATGACCCCATCATCCTGCGGACCGACAAAGATAATCCAAAGATGGTGTTGCCGACGCGGATTAGCTCGGAGGAGTAG
- a CDS encoding hypothetical protein (Evidence 5 : No homology to any previously reported sequences), with protein MLRGELFSGEMVRAYQEGRKLHTARPIKPQPNAKTFVPSERVMPECVGAYFFDDGTVANPKHRPGDYIYCRETWRATGVSSSPYAYRASEEDLHLIGESGKALTLKYRWRPSIHMPREAARLFFRVSRIEAMRLEDVTEEFAREDGFQARPEFSALVQFKHFWRQTYGDARWMWVYWTEPCSREEAMGRDD; from the coding sequence ATGCTACGAGGTGAGTTATTCAGCGGTGAGATGGTACGGGCGTATCAGGAGGGGCGGAAACTGCACACAGCAAGGCCGATTAAGCCGCAACCAAATGCTAAGACATTCGTCCCGTCAGAGAGAGTTATGCCGGAATGCGTCGGTGCTTATTTTTTCGACGACGGGACTGTTGCAAATCCCAAGCACCGCCCCGGAGACTACATATACTGCCGGGAGACGTGGCGCGCAACAGGGGTGTCGTCCTCGCCTTATGCATACCGGGCAAGTGAAGAAGACCTGCATCTTATTGGAGAAAGTGGGAAAGCGCTCACTCTCAAATACCGCTGGCGACCCTCCATCCACATGCCACGCGAGGCGGCGCGACTGTTCTTCCGGGTCTCCAGGATCGAGGCCATGCGCCTGGAGGACGTGACGGAGGAGTTTGCGCGGGAGGATGGGTTTCAAGCCCGCCCGGAATTTTCGGCGCTGGTACAGTTCAAGCACTTCTGGCGGCAGACTTACGGCGACGCCCGCTGGATGTGGGTGTACTGGACGGAGCCGTGCAGCAGAGAGGAGGCGATGGGGCGTGATGATTAA
- a CDS encoding hypothetical protein (Evidence 5 : No homology to any previously reported sequences), whose amino-acid sequence MRLIDADAIPYRDYLGDDEPRAYKSQIDVMPTIDPVKHGWWVKRELDDNDFLSEVIYSFECSACNEGLCLTTEECDDKYCLSCGAKMDGDDGVPKTV is encoded by the coding sequence ATGAGACTAATTGATGCTGATGCAATCCCATATCGCGATTATCTGGGAGACGATGAGCCAAGGGCGTACAAGTCACAGATTGACGTGATGCCCACCATCGACCCAGTAAAACACGGGTGGTGGGTAAAGAGAGAGCTGGACGACAATGACTTTCTGAGTGAGGTCATTTACTCATTCGAGTGCTCTGCTTGCAACGAGGGACTGTGTCTCACCACCGAGGAGTGCGACGACAAATACTGCCTATCCTGCGGGGCGAAGATGGACGGTGATGACGGTGTACCCAAAACAGTATAA
- a CDS encoding hypothetical protein (Evidence 5 : No homology to any previously reported sequences) — MANRTNPWNQYAKNYKGPAKVLATILLVVIAVLIMVSLTR, encoded by the coding sequence ATGGCCAACAGAACAAATCCGTGGAACCAGTACGCGAAGAACTACAAAGGCCCCGCAAAGGTGCTTGCGACTATCCTTTTGGTGGTAATCGCCGTCTTGATCATGGTCTCACTCACACGATGA
- a CDS encoding hypothetical protein (Evidence 5 : No homology to any previously reported sequences) yields MRLTKVPAMGAGGRKEIRMNNFSKVETIYEFTNKDSGNTNGVYRVTFKGCEYVFVRNGNSIGKVSHYLGEPASRCVGEIRDDVKQEFLAQLAMQRITGECAGCENWSGSDCTLVAPDTGCPYEGPQEAGEEQE; encoded by the coding sequence ATGAGGCTCACAAAGGTGCCTGCGATGGGTGCAGGTGGACGAAAGGAGATAAGGATGAATAATTTTAGTAAAGTAGAAACCATCTATGAATTTACAAACAAGGATTCCGGAAACACGAATGGCGTTTACCGCGTCACTTTCAAGGGGTGCGAATATGTGTTCGTCCGCAACGGAAACTCCATCGGAAAGGTCTCGCACTACCTTGGTGAACCCGCAAGTCGTTGTGTCGGCGAAATCCGTGACGATGTAAAGCAAGAGTTTTTGGCACAGCTTGCAATGCAACGCATCACGGGGGAGTGCGCAGGTTGCGAAAATTGGAGCGGCTCAGACTGCACACTCGTTGCACCGGACACTGGATGCCCATACGAAGGCCCTCAGGAGGCCGGGGAGGAGCAGGAATGA
- a CDS encoding hypothetical protein (Evidence 5 : No homology to any previously reported sequences) translates to MRECLFRGKRLENGAWVEGYLFCQWERAYILWGTTNGIPDMTEVDPATVGQYTGLTDKHGKKIFEGEVCRTDDGEVGEIKFVLEHCAFLGYTKNPPAYHYLESDGKMKATEVIGNIHDPGLLEATT, encoded by the coding sequence ATGAGGGAGTGCCTATTCCGCGGTAAGCGGCTGGAAAACGGAGCGTGGGTGGAGGGCTACTTATTCTGCCAGTGGGAGCGCGCTTACATCCTTTGGGGAACTACCAATGGAATCCCCGATATGACGGAGGTCGACCCCGCCACCGTAGGCCAGTACACCGGGCTGACGGACAAGCACGGGAAGAAGATTTTCGAGGGGGAAGTCTGCCGTACCGATGATGGGGAGGTCGGGGAAATTAAATTCGTTCTGGAGCACTGCGCCTTCCTCGGCTACACCAAAAATCCGCCCGCATATCACTACTTGGAATCCGATGGGAAGATGAAAGCAACTGAGGTCATCGGCAACATCCACGACCCAGGACTGCTGGAGGCCACGACATGA
- a CDS encoding hypothetical protein (Evidence 5 : No homology to any previously reported sequences), translating to MHRAFRAPRGIPDFRGYNQQEQKEFDEWLEMMAAQAGEGER from the coding sequence ATGCACAGAGCCTTTCGTGCGCCGCGCGGCATACCGGATTTTAGAGGCTACAACCAACAGGAGCAAAAAGAATTTGATGAATGGCTCGAAATGATGGCCGCCCAGGCCGGGGAGGGTGAGCGATGA
- a CDS encoding conserved hypothetical protein (Evidence 4 : Homologs of previously reported genes of unknown function) yields MDNSNKIILDLCGGSGSWSRPYKEAGYDVRLITLPEHDVRTYQPPEGVYGILAAPPCTEFSVLNCIAEARERKPEVGMVVVTACLRIIAQCKPVWWAMENPVGYLREYMGKPTLTFQPWEYGDPWTKRTDIWGSFTPPEKLYNSWEDVPDKLPLYARPGRGKPNFAYLHKSAQALIPQLAWAAPKTDADFRAITPPGFAQAFYRANR; encoded by the coding sequence ATGGACAACAGCAACAAAATTATTTTGGACCTATGCGGCGGGTCAGGCTCCTGGAGCCGCCCGTACAAAGAGGCGGGGTATGACGTGAGGCTCATCACCCTGCCGGAGCACGATGTGCGTACATATCAGCCGCCGGAGGGAGTATACGGCATACTGGCCGCGCCGCCATGTACGGAGTTTTCGGTGCTCAATTGCATTGCCGAGGCGCGGGAACGCAAGCCAGAGGTCGGCATGGTAGTCGTGACGGCCTGCCTGCGGATAATCGCCCAATGCAAGCCGGTGTGGTGGGCGATGGAGAATCCAGTAGGTTATCTACGAGAGTACATGGGCAAGCCGACGCTGACCTTCCAGCCGTGGGAGTATGGAGACCCTTGGACAAAGCGCACGGATATCTGGGGGAGCTTTACACCGCCCGAAAAGCTGTATAACTCATGGGAGGATGTGCCGGACAAGCTCCCACTGTATGCCCGTCCGGGACGCGGTAAGCCGAACTTTGCGTATCTGCACAAGTCGGCTCAGGCGCTGATCCCACAGCTTGCATGGGCGGCACCTAAAACGGACGCTGATTTTAGAGCCATAACCCCGCCCGGATTCGCACAGGCGTTTTACCGGGCGAACAGATAG
- a CDS encoding hypothetical protein (Evidence 5 : No homology to any previously reported sequences), whose product MMIKCDPSAIARCPYKRSCGDNPYFLDGSDCDKFNQKVLEPPPTNADRIRSMSDKELAEFIILSPEMEFEVCRYCKYGNTVPDDRGQCLAPRGHCIAQDRCDALKIYLRQPVKEGQMMELQEAIIHTRQVAEGCGVDSCDCAYQHDQLGDWLEELQTYRALGTVEQLAQFAQAQQDGRLVVLPCKFGGTVYVIETNCVGLPVCIFESSFNNHMLYSVGKTVFLTREEAEAAITKENRPN is encoded by the coding sequence GTGATGATTAAGTGTGACCCAAGTGCAATTGCCCGATGCCCTTATAAGAGGTCTTGCGGCGATAACCCGTATTTTTTGGACGGGAGCGACTGTGACAAGTTTAATCAAAAGGTATTGGAGCCGCCGCCCACCAACGCCGACCGCATCCGCAGCATGAGCGACAAGGAGCTGGCGGAGTTTATTATCCTTTCGCCCGAAATGGAGTTTGAGGTTTGCCGCTATTGCAAGTACGGCAATACAGTCCCGGACGATAGGGGGCAGTGCTTAGCTCCAAGAGGTCATTGCATTGCACAGGACAGGTGCGACGCGCTCAAGATTTATCTCCGGCAGCCGGTGAAGGAGGGGCAGATGATGGAACTGCAAGAAGCGATTATCCACACCCGCCAAGTTGCAGAGGGCTGCGGAGTAGATAGCTGTGACTGCGCCTATCAGCATGACCAGTTGGGGGACTGGCTGGAGGAACTACAAACCTACCGCGCTCTCGGCACCGTCGAGCAACTGGCACAGTTTGCACAGGCCCAGCAGGACGGGCGGCTGGTGGTGCTGCCGTGCAAGTTTGGTGGCACAGTGTACGTAATTGAGACCAACTGCGTTGGCTTGCCGGTATGCATCTTTGAGTCGAGCTTTAACAACCATATGCTTTACAGTGTCGGCAAGACCGTCTTCCTCACCCGCGAGGAGGCAGAGGCGGCGATAACAAAAGAAAACCGCCCCAACTAA
- a CDS encoding conserved hypothetical protein (Evidence 4 : Homologs of previously reported genes of unknown function) produces the protein MENDRAHSAEEIVRGLRCWGGLTTPCKSESGDCYYIAHGWPVHCRETACNDAAALIEAQAAEIGELRGRVAELEGITFWAQNRYLKEQLAGLEAQLEEMTNRNDENLGMCRIWERRYVELQAQLTASREETRAARNELCLKCGRYHEAHKGACDGCRWTKGDKDE, from the coding sequence ATGGAAAACGATAGGGCGCATAGCGCCGAGGAGATTGTGCGGGGGCTGCGGTGCTGGGGTGGGTTAACGACACCGTGCAAGTCGGAATCCGGGGATTGCTATTACATCGCTCACGGATGGCCCGTCCACTGCCGGGAAACAGCATGCAACGATGCCGCCGCTCTGATTGAGGCCCAGGCCGCCGAGATAGGCGAGCTGCGGGGGCGAGTTGCGGAGCTGGAGGGTATTACGTTTTGGGCGCAAAACAGGTACCTTAAGGAGCAACTTGCGGGACTGGAGGCGCAGCTCGAGGAAATGACCAACCGTAATGACGAGAACCTTGGGATGTGCCGAATTTGGGAACGGAGATATGTGGAGCTGCAAGCCCAGCTCACCGCCTCCCGCGAGGAGACGAGGGCGGCGCGAAACGAGTTGTGCTTAAAGTGCGGGCGGTATCATGAGGCTCACAAAGGTGCCTGCGATGGGTGCAGGTGGACGAAAGGAGATAAGGATGAATAA
- a CDS encoding conserved hypothetical protein (Evidence 4 : Homologs of previously reported genes of unknown function) — translation MLIITIHVDAPIGAAIGVKEALAMDAEKYGDVRVVSVQEVQPEQLKMET, via the coding sequence ATGCTAATCATCACCATTCACGTTGACGCTCCTATTGGGGCTGCTATAGGAGTCAAGGAGGCACTTGCCATGGATGCCGAGAAGTACGGAGATGTGCGGGTGGTAAGCGTTCAAGAGGTACAGCCAGAGCAACTAAAAATGGAGACGTGA
- a CDS encoding hypothetical protein (Evidence 5 : No homology to any previously reported sequences): MSTKPCKGCIYSAYASGDIICDYIGATGHMRPCKSGKACTVRTIGEKPKPQIAVGRMRNWSAAKAETMRAQGMTYPAIAEALGTTAPAIVGYFVYKRKKGRLAPC, translated from the coding sequence ATGAGCACAAAACCATGCAAGGGCTGTATCTACAGCGCCTACGCAAGCGGTGACATCATCTGCGACTACATAGGAGCTACAGGCCATATGCGCCCGTGTAAGTCCGGCAAGGCCTGCACCGTTCGCACAATAGGCGAAAAGCCAAAGCCACAGATTGCCGTGGGCAGGATGCGCAACTGGAGCGCAGCCAAAGCAGAGACGATGAGGGCGCAGGGCATGACTTACCCGGCCATTGCTGAGGCGTTGGGGACGACAGCCCCGGCGATAGTGGGGTACTTCGTGTATAAGCGTAAGAAGGGGAGGCTTGCACCATGCTAA
- a CDS encoding conserved hypothetical protein (Evidence 4 : Homologs of previously reported genes of unknown function), which translates to MSELKPCQENEMTLDEAIHYCREAVCRLKAKKECDCAKEHEQLLGWLEELKSIRRAQPDYIGDVTAMVAQPANAPLTLEELRGMDGEPMYSQKEDLWVLITINEYGPVLVFKDGSRCFAADWLETDCGPLYRRKPEGGDPHATR; encoded by the coding sequence ATGAGTGAATTGAAGCCGTGCCAAGAGAACGAAATGACGCTTGACGAGGCAATACATTATTGTCGCGAAGCGGTCTGTCGGCTCAAGGCAAAAAAAGAATGCGACTGCGCAAAAGAGCATGAACAACTGCTTGGGTGGCTAGAAGAGCTGAAGTCCATCCGCCGCGCCCAGCCCGACTATATCGGTGACGTCACCGCAATGGTAGCCCAGCCCGCCAACGCCCCCCTCACCCTGGAGGAGTTGCGGGGGATGGATGGGGAGCCGATGTACTCGCAGAAAGAAGACCTTTGGGTCCTGATTACCATCAACGAATACGGACCCGTTTTAGTGTTTAAAGATGGTAGCCGCTGCTTTGCCGCCGACTGGCTGGAAACTGATTGTGGCCCACTCTACCGCCGCAAGCCGGAAGGAGGCGACCCCCATGCTACGAGGTGA